In Paraburkholderia phenazinium, the following are encoded in one genomic region:
- a CDS encoding ABC transporter substrate-binding protein has product MSHHPLFGRIARSRTVVPVGACFIAALFFAQAARAEDAPKLPPIQADAALAAMVPKFYRDRGTLTAGVNPDVAPIKFVDDDGDIAGFTPDLLAAAADVLNLKLRLTQSSFDALIPGLSANRFDVLLSLADFTSRHPVVTFVDYLNMGETIVVSPARPLSMKSLDDLCGLQVALPRGSASMQESAGISERCAKAGKKPLVVATYPDSNMALLSLSTGASEVAWVDSPVGAYNANKFPSKYKIVYFNPVAPYGIGFGVDEKGRQLATAVQQALLKLRRDGVYDMLLKKWGLSPKDAKPLFPINGAQL; this is encoded by the coding sequence ATGAGTCATCATCCTTTGTTCGGCAGGATCGCGAGGTCCCGAACAGTCGTCCCTGTGGGGGCATGCTTCATCGCGGCGCTCTTCTTCGCTCAGGCCGCGCGAGCGGAAGACGCACCGAAACTCCCACCTATCCAGGCAGACGCCGCGCTCGCGGCGATGGTGCCGAAGTTTTACCGCGATCGAGGGACGCTCACGGCCGGCGTCAATCCCGACGTCGCGCCCATCAAGTTCGTCGACGATGACGGCGATATCGCCGGCTTCACGCCGGACCTGCTGGCCGCCGCCGCCGATGTGCTGAACCTGAAGCTGCGGCTCACCCAGTCTTCGTTCGATGCGCTGATTCCAGGCCTCAGTGCCAATCGTTTCGACGTACTGCTCTCCCTGGCCGATTTCACTTCGCGGCACCCGGTCGTGACCTTTGTCGATTACCTGAACATGGGCGAGACGATTGTCGTCTCACCGGCAAGGCCACTGTCGATGAAGTCCCTCGACGATCTGTGCGGCTTGCAGGTCGCGCTGCCGCGCGGCTCAGCCTCGATGCAGGAAAGTGCCGGCATCAGCGAGCGCTGCGCCAAGGCGGGGAAGAAGCCGCTTGTCGTGGCCACGTATCCCGACTCGAACATGGCGCTCCTGTCGCTTTCCACGGGAGCGAGCGAAGTGGCGTGGGTCGATTCGCCGGTTGGCGCCTACAACGCGAACAAATTCCCCTCGAAGTACAAGATCGTCTATTTCAATCCGGTGGCGCCGTACGGTATCGGTTTCGGTGTGGACGAAAAAGGCAGGCAGTTGGCCACTGCCGTGCAGCAGGCGCTGCTGAAGTTGCGCAGGGATGGCGTCTACGACATGCTGCTCAAGAAATGGGGGTTGTCGCCGAAAGACGCCAAGCCGCTGTTTCCGATCAACGGTGCGCAGTTGTAG
- a CDS encoding amino acid ABC transporter permease: MACIDKQGEPPVDLRIHARPKQSDWLWYGLFGIALVLFYEWVIDNPRWQWDVVAHYFFNRRVLAGLANTLILTALASVLGLALGVVVAACRMADNPVLRGAAYVYIWIIRATPALAMLLFLFFLSALIPRLYLPLPFLHANLFDIDTNHLISRFSAATLGLALYLGGHSAEIFRGGLGAVDKGQREACKAMGMSDLRMMWHVVMPQAVRVIIPPLANELITMFKNTSLASVIGYVELLTTVQLIYSSNFETIPLLTVACLWYLFLTSLAMCGQSLLERRFGKGV, from the coding sequence ATGGCTTGCATCGACAAGCAAGGCGAGCCCCCCGTCGATCTACGCATCCACGCTCGGCCGAAGCAATCCGACTGGCTCTGGTATGGCCTGTTCGGCATTGCGCTGGTTCTGTTCTACGAGTGGGTCATCGACAATCCGCGCTGGCAGTGGGACGTCGTCGCCCATTACTTCTTCAACAGGCGCGTGCTGGCGGGGCTGGCGAACACGCTGATCCTGACCGCCCTCGCGAGCGTGCTCGGCCTCGCGCTCGGCGTGGTGGTGGCGGCCTGCCGGATGGCGGACAACCCGGTGCTGCGCGGCGCGGCCTACGTCTATATCTGGATCATCCGGGCCACGCCGGCGCTCGCCATGCTGCTGTTCCTGTTCTTCCTCTCGGCGCTGATTCCACGCCTGTACCTGCCGCTGCCGTTCCTGCATGCGAACCTGTTCGACATCGACACGAACCACCTCATCTCGCGTTTCAGCGCCGCGACGCTCGGTCTGGCGTTGTATCTGGGCGGACATAGTGCGGAGATTTTTCGCGGCGGCCTGGGCGCCGTCGACAAAGGCCAGCGCGAAGCCTGCAAGGCGATGGGGATGAGCGACCTGCGCATGATGTGGCACGTCGTCATGCCGCAAGCGGTGCGCGTGATCATTCCGCCGCTCGCCAACGAACTTATCACCATGTTCAAGAATACGTCGCTTGCCTCGGTGATCGGCTATGTCGAACTGCTGACGACGGTGCAACTCATCTACTCGAGCAATTTCGAAACCATCCCGCTCCTGACCGTCGCCTGCCTCTGGTATCTGTTTCTCACGAGCCTCGCCATGTGCGGGCAGAGTCTTCTCGAACGCCGCTTCGGCAAGGGAGTCTAG
- a CDS encoding LLM class flavin-dependent oxidoreductase, whose amino-acid sequence MDKDGMMRIGLSMRYLGYHMAAWRHPEVPADGAIDFQYFLDSARKAEAAKLDMIFFADGIGVRASDTPKGSLARDSKNAELEPLTLLAAIGACTSRIGLVATASTTYNEPFHIARKYASLDHISGGRAGWNVVTSWSQQEAWNFSRDEHLGYEERYERADEFVDVVKKLWDSWEDDAFIRNKETGIFYEESRLHVPHHKGKHFSVRGPLNSARTPQGRPVIVQAGAAEAGREIAAKSADVVYSASFDILSAQKYYADLKGRLEKYGRTADQLLIMPGLTTYVGRTRQEAQDKFDQLQELIDPLSGLAVLYSTLGDLSGYDLDGPVPEVATGPVSSIGEGLLDMARRDHLTIRQLYKLRASGGRQLIGTAADIVDDMETWFKEGAADGFNLCPAILPGGLDDFVALILPELRKRGLFRTEYASSTLRGNLGLQPLRFGD is encoded by the coding sequence ATGGACAAGGATGGAATGATGAGAATCGGCCTCTCGATGCGTTATCTGGGCTATCACATGGCGGCGTGGCGGCACCCGGAGGTGCCGGCGGACGGGGCGATCGATTTCCAGTACTTTCTCGACAGCGCCCGCAAGGCCGAAGCCGCAAAGCTCGATATGATCTTCTTCGCCGACGGCATCGGCGTTCGCGCTTCCGATACGCCCAAGGGTTCGCTGGCCCGCGACTCGAAGAACGCCGAACTCGAACCGCTCACACTGCTCGCGGCCATCGGCGCGTGCACGTCGCGCATCGGCCTGGTGGCGACGGCATCCACCACCTATAACGAGCCGTTTCATATTGCCCGCAAGTACGCGTCGCTCGACCATATCAGCGGCGGCCGGGCCGGCTGGAACGTCGTCACCTCGTGGTCGCAGCAGGAAGCGTGGAATTTCAGCCGCGACGAACACCTCGGTTACGAAGAGCGCTACGAGCGTGCCGACGAATTCGTCGATGTGGTGAAGAAACTATGGGATAGCTGGGAAGACGACGCCTTCATCCGCAACAAGGAGACGGGGATCTTCTACGAGGAATCCAGGCTTCACGTGCCGCATCACAAAGGCAAGCATTTCAGCGTGCGAGGGCCGCTGAATTCCGCTCGCACGCCGCAAGGGCGTCCGGTCATCGTGCAGGCGGGGGCGGCTGAAGCCGGGCGTGAGATCGCCGCGAAAAGCGCGGACGTGGTGTACAGCGCCTCCTTCGATATCTTGTCGGCTCAGAAATATTACGCAGACCTAAAGGGTAGGCTGGAAAAATATGGAAGAACCGCTGATCAACTCCTGATCATGCCCGGACTCACCACCTATGTGGGCAGAACGAGACAGGAAGCCCAGGACAAGTTCGACCAGTTGCAGGAGCTGATCGATCCGTTGAGCGGTCTGGCGGTGCTCTACAGCACGCTCGGCGACCTGTCGGGCTACGACCTGGACGGGCCGGTGCCGGAGGTGGCCACAGGGCCGGTCAGCAGTATCGGCGAAGGCCTGCTCGACATGGCCCGGCGCGATCATCTGACGATCCGGCAGCTCTACAAGCTGAGAGCCTCGGGGGGGCGGCAACTCATCGGCACCGCAGCGGATATCGTCGACGACATGGAGACGTGGTTCAAGGAAGGCGCGGCGGACGGCTTCAATCTCTGCCCCGCAATCTTGCCGGGCGGTCTGGACGATTTTGTCGCACTCATTCTTCCGGAACTGCGCAAACGCGGCCTGTTTCGCACCGAGTACGCGTCGAGCACCTTGCGCGGCAATCTTGGACTCCAGCCGTTACGGTTTGGCGATTGA
- the nirB gene encoding nitrite reductase large subunit NirB: MNVVVIGHGMVGHKLLECLVDEAKSALHITVLCEEPRPAYDRVHLSEFFSGKSAEDLSLVKPGFFERENVLLKLNAKALSVDRAARTVRISTGETLSYDKLVLATGSSPFVPPIAGNDRQDCFVYRTIEDLEAMQACGARAKTGVVVGGGLLGLECAKALHDMGLAAHVVEFAPRLMAVQVDEGGGRVLRSKIEELGVQVHTAKQTLEIVDGEAGTHRMKFADGTHLDTDMIVFSAGIRPRDEIARACGLELGPRGGIAIDGTCRTSDPDIYAIGECAAWNGMVYGLVAPGYEMARITAKQLLGDEADFAGADMSTKLKLMGVDVASIGDAHGKTPGSRSYQFSDERKQVYKKLVVSECGKQLLGAVMVGDAAEYGTLLQMMLNRIELPDAPEFLILPSSDGKAKPGLGVDALPEAAQICSCNNVSKGDICAAVCAGATSIGALKTATCAGTSCGGCVPLVTQVMKAEMKKQGMDVNNHVCEHFPYSRQELHHIVRVEGIKTFGALLEKHGQGLGCDICKPTVASILASCWNEFVLKKEHAGLQDSNDYYLANIQRDGTYSVVPRMPGGEVTPEGLIAVGQVAKKYGLYTKITGGQRVDLFGARVDQLPLVWEELIAAGFESGHAYGKALRTVKSCVGSTWCRYGVGDSVGLAVGLENRYKGLRSPHKIKFGVSGCTRECAEAQGKDVGIIATEKGWNLYVCGNGGMKPRHAELLAADLDRETLVRYIDRFLMFYVRTADRLQRTSVWRDNLEGGLDYLIDVVVHDKLGLAAELEAEMRNVVDTYECEWKKAVTDPETRKRFRHFVNSEKVDETVTFVEERGQIRPATPAEREAAKAFPIPVIVETV, encoded by the coding sequence ATGAACGTGGTGGTGATCGGCCACGGCATGGTGGGTCACAAGCTCCTCGAATGTCTGGTGGACGAGGCGAAGTCGGCGCTGCACATCACCGTGTTGTGCGAAGAGCCGCGTCCCGCTTACGACCGCGTGCATCTGTCCGAATTCTTTTCCGGTAAGTCCGCGGAGGACCTGTCGCTCGTCAAGCCCGGCTTCTTCGAGCGCGAGAACGTGCTGCTCAAGCTCAATGCGAAGGCGCTGTCGGTCGACCGCGCGGCGCGCACGGTGCGCATCTCGACCGGCGAGACGCTGTCGTACGACAAGCTGGTGCTGGCCACCGGCTCGTCGCCGTTCGTGCCGCCGATCGCAGGCAACGATCGTCAGGACTGCTTCGTCTACCGCACCATCGAAGACCTCGAAGCGATGCAGGCCTGCGGCGCGCGCGCAAAAACCGGCGTGGTGGTGGGCGGCGGACTGCTCGGGCTCGAATGCGCGAAGGCGCTGCACGACATGGGACTGGCGGCGCACGTGGTCGAGTTTGCGCCGCGCCTGATGGCGGTGCAGGTCGATGAAGGCGGCGGGCGGGTCCTGCGCAGCAAGATCGAAGAACTGGGCGTGCAGGTGCATACGGCGAAGCAGACGCTCGAAATCGTCGACGGCGAAGCGGGCACGCACCGCATGAAGTTCGCCGACGGCACGCATCTCGACACCGACATGATCGTGTTTTCCGCGGGCATCCGGCCGCGCGACGAGATCGCGCGTGCCTGCGGACTCGAACTGGGCCCGCGCGGCGGCATTGCGATTGACGGCACCTGCCGCACGAGCGACCCCGACATCTACGCGATCGGCGAATGCGCGGCGTGGAACGGCATGGTGTATGGACTCGTCGCGCCGGGCTACGAGATGGCGCGCATCACGGCGAAGCAATTGCTCGGCGACGAGGCGGATTTTGCCGGCGCCGACATGAGCACCAAGCTCAAGCTGATGGGCGTGGACGTGGCGAGCATTGGCGACGCGCACGGCAAGACGCCAGGCAGCCGCTCGTACCAGTTCAGCGACGAGCGCAAGCAGGTCTACAAGAAGCTGGTGGTCTCAGAGTGCGGCAAGCAGTTGCTCGGCGCGGTGATGGTGGGCGACGCCGCGGAATACGGCACGCTGCTGCAGATGATGCTGAACCGCATCGAGCTGCCCGACGCGCCGGAATTCCTGATCCTGCCGTCCAGCGACGGCAAGGCCAAACCGGGTCTCGGCGTCGACGCGCTGCCGGAGGCCGCGCAGATCTGCTCGTGCAATAACGTCTCCAAGGGCGACATCTGCGCCGCGGTGTGCGCGGGCGCGACCAGCATCGGCGCGCTGAAGACGGCCACCTGCGCCGGCACCTCGTGCGGCGGCTGCGTGCCGCTCGTCACCCAGGTGATGAAGGCCGAGATGAAGAAGCAGGGCATGGACGTCAACAATCACGTCTGCGAACACTTCCCGTACTCGCGCCAGGAACTGCATCACATTGTGCGCGTGGAAGGCATCAAGACCTTTGGCGCGCTGCTCGAAAAACATGGACAGGGTCTCGGCTGCGATATCTGCAAGCCCACCGTCGCCAGCATTCTTGCTTCGTGCTGGAACGAGTTCGTCCTGAAGAAGGAACACGCCGGCCTGCAGGACTCGAACGATTACTACCTCGCCAACATCCAGCGCGACGGCACCTATTCGGTGGTGCCGCGCATGCCCGGCGGCGAGGTGACGCCGGAAGGGCTCATCGCCGTCGGCCAGGTGGCGAAGAAGTACGGCCTCTACACGAAGATCACCGGCGGCCAGCGGGTCGATCTGTTCGGCGCACGCGTCGACCAGTTGCCGCTGGTCTGGGAAGAACTGATCGCGGCCGGTTTCGAATCGGGCCACGCCTACGGCAAGGCGCTGCGCACCGTGAAGTCGTGTGTGGGCTCGACATGGTGCCGCTACGGCGTGGGCGACTCGGTCGGGCTCGCCGTCGGCCTCGAAAACCGCTACAAAGGCCTGCGCTCGCCGCACAAGATCAAGTTCGGCGTCTCGGGCTGCACCCGCGAATGCGCGGAAGCGCAAGGCAAGGATGTTGGCATCATCGCCACCGAAAAGGGCTGGAATCTCTACGTGTGCGGCAACGGCGGCATGAAGCCGCGTCACGCCGAACTGCTCGCGGCGGATCTGGACCGTGAGACGCTGGTGCGCTACATCGACCGCTTCCTGATGTTCTATGTGCGTACGGCCGACCGTCTGCAGCGCACCAGCGTGTGGCGCGACAACCTCGAGGGCGGGCTCGACTACCTGATCGACGTAGTCGTGCACGACAAGCTGGGACTCGCCGCGGAGCTGGAAGCGGAAATGCGCAACGTGGTCGACACCTACGAGTGCGAGTGGAAGAAGGCCGTGACCGACCCCGAGACCCGCAAGCGCTTCCGCCACTTCGTCAACAGCGAAAAGGTCGACGAGACCGTGACCTTCGTCGAGGAGCGCGGCCAGATTCGTCCCGCGACGCCGGCCGAACGCGAGGCTGCCAAGGCGTTCCCGATTCCGGTGATCGTCGAGACGGTTTGA
- a CDS encoding MFS transporter produces the protein MKHLFKSLASGNWRALLACFLYFDTGFTVWVMFGPLAPFIHKDIAMSPAELGFLVAVPVLGAAILRVTLGNLYQAYDGRRIALLGVALSAIPSVVLLLSPTPPSYVMLLVLGVFLGVGGASFAVALPMAGSNYPPKVQGLVLGLAAAGNIGAVLDGFLFPSLADQFGWAKAAGAALPLLALAAVALFFWAKDLGPKSGSAPRALRSFCITLVGLIVLVLAVHAGVFGGGKTGVLLLPVLGALLAIAVLPKHYRSVLAESDTWVVMLVYSITFGGFVGMSSYVTTLLVSLYQLPKLEAGLFMSLLAFTGALVRPVGGLIADRISGVRALVLLLAGISLCDFAFAAWMPPLPAGIALLIATYLCFGLGNGATFQLVPQRWKGKTGLMSGIIGAAGGIGGFYLPVIMGMAKESTGSYQMGFATFGVLSALAFALVALHRARWLKWALPGESVVVASPISAAGVTADSGV, from the coding sequence ATGAAACATCTATTCAAATCGCTGGCAAGCGGCAACTGGCGCGCCTTGCTAGCCTGCTTTCTGTACTTCGATACCGGCTTTACCGTATGGGTGATGTTCGGCCCGCTGGCGCCGTTCATCCACAAGGACATCGCGATGTCGCCCGCCGAACTGGGCTTCCTCGTCGCGGTCCCGGTGCTGGGCGCGGCCATTCTGCGGGTGACGCTCGGCAATCTGTACCAGGCCTACGACGGCCGCCGCATTGCTTTGCTTGGCGTGGCTCTCTCGGCTATACCGTCAGTTGTCCTGCTGTTATCGCCGACGCCGCCGTCCTATGTGATGCTGCTGGTGCTGGGCGTGTTCCTCGGCGTAGGCGGCGCGAGTTTTGCCGTGGCCCTGCCGATGGCCGGCAGCAACTATCCGCCGAAGGTGCAAGGGCTCGTGCTGGGTCTCGCCGCCGCCGGCAACATTGGCGCGGTGCTGGACGGTTTCCTGTTTCCGAGTCTCGCCGACCAGTTCGGCTGGGCCAAGGCTGCAGGAGCGGCGCTGCCGTTGCTGGCGCTCGCGGCGGTCGCACTGTTTTTCTGGGCGAAGGACCTCGGGCCCAAATCGGGCAGCGCGCCGCGCGCCTTGCGCAGCTTCTGCATCACGCTCGTCGGCTTGATCGTGCTGGTGCTGGCCGTGCATGCGGGTGTCTTCGGCGGCGGCAAAACGGGCGTGCTGCTCTTGCCCGTGCTGGGTGCGCTGCTCGCCATCGCGGTGTTGCCGAAGCACTACCGCAGCGTGCTGGCGGAGAGCGATACGTGGGTCGTGATGCTGGTCTACAGCATCACGTTCGGCGGTTTCGTCGGCATGTCGTCGTATGTGACGACCCTGCTGGTGTCGCTGTATCAGTTGCCCAAGCTCGAAGCGGGGCTGTTCATGTCGCTGCTCGCGTTCACCGGCGCGCTGGTGCGTCCGGTCGGCGGCCTGATCGCCGATCGTATCTCGGGCGTGCGGGCGCTGGTGCTGCTGCTTGCCGGCATCTCGCTGTGCGACTTCGCGTTCGCCGCGTGGATGCCGCCGCTGCCGGCCGGCATCGCGCTGCTAATCGCCACTTATCTATGCTTCGGACTCGGCAACGGCGCCACCTTCCAACTCGTGCCGCAGCGCTGGAAGGGCAAGACCGGTCTGATGTCGGGGATCATCGGCGCGGCCGGCGGCATCGGCGGCTTCTATCTGCCGGTGATCATGGGCATGGCCAAGGAAAGCACCGGCAGTTATCAGATGGGCTTCGCGACGTTCGGCGTGCTGTCGGCGCTCGCGTTTGCGCTCGTCGCGCTGCATCGTGCGCGCTGGCTCAAATGGGCGCTGCCGGGCGAGAGTGTCGTTGTTGCGAGCCCGATTTCAGCGGCCGGTGTGACGGCGGATAGTGGAGTGTGA
- a CDS encoding amino acid ABC transporter ATP-binding protein, with translation MRAATKTFGTFTALHAIDFSLNKGDVVAIIGPSGSGKSTLLRCINMLELIDSGTVSFKGEVLGTEMRGARRIRLPKKELDRQRRYFGMVFQGFHLFPHYSALDNVLAGPRIVGGAARKDVVERGRYLLARVGLADKIDHYPAQLSGGQKQRVAIARALAMEPEVMLFDEPTSALDPELVNEVLDVMKELAMSGTTMIVVTHEMEFARKVSNRVVFMDGGRIVDQGSPAHIFNGGGTERSRRFISNLRD, from the coding sequence ATGCGCGCCGCCACCAAAACGTTCGGGACCTTCACCGCGCTGCACGCCATCGATTTCTCGCTGAACAAGGGCGACGTCGTGGCGATCATCGGACCGTCGGGGTCCGGCAAGAGCACGCTGCTACGCTGCATCAACATGCTCGAGCTGATCGATTCGGGCACGGTGTCCTTTAAGGGCGAAGTACTCGGAACCGAGATGCGCGGCGCTCGCCGCATCCGTTTGCCCAAGAAGGAGCTCGACCGCCAGCGCCGCTATTTCGGCATGGTTTTTCAGGGCTTCCACCTGTTTCCGCATTATTCGGCGCTCGACAACGTGCTCGCCGGACCGCGCATCGTCGGCGGCGCGGCGCGCAAGGACGTCGTCGAGCGCGGCCGCTATCTGCTGGCGCGCGTCGGCCTTGCCGACAAGATCGATCACTATCCCGCGCAGCTTTCGGGCGGCCAGAAGCAGCGTGTGGCGATTGCGCGGGCGCTTGCGATGGAACCCGAAGTCATGCTGTTCGACGAGCCGACCAGCGCGCTCGATCCCGAACTCGTCAACGAAGTGCTCGACGTCATGAAGGAACTGGCGATGTCCGGCACCACTATGATCGTCGTGACGCACGAAATGGAATTTGCCCGCAAGGTATCGAATCGTGTGGTGTTCATGGATGGCGGACGCATCGTCGATCAAGGCTCGCCCGCCCATATTTTCAACGGCGGCGGCACGGAGCGCAGCAGGCGCTTCATCTCGAACCTTCGCGATTGA
- the cobA gene encoding uroporphyrinogen-III C-methyltransferase translates to MATGKVTLLSAGPGELDLLTLRAARLLASADVLLLDDLVNPEIVTLAPQARVIRVGKRGGCKSTPQAFIQRLTLRYARAGRHVVRVKGGEALLFGRAGEELSELRRAQIPFEIVNGISSGFAAAAGLGISLTHRDHCQGVTFVTAHLHDGSEPNWAALAATGTTLAVYMGMSRIDSICAALLAALPDGTPAAVVQSAGTSDERRVLATLATIGAAAREAGLGSPAVILIGDAIGEAALSVEQASPAPVPAAAPAGSDDERRYA, encoded by the coding sequence ATGGCAACCGGCAAGGTCACCTTACTCAGCGCGGGCCCGGGCGAGCTCGATCTGCTCACCCTGCGCGCCGCGCGGCTGCTGGCAAGCGCGGACGTCCTGCTGCTCGACGATCTCGTCAACCCCGAGATCGTGACGCTGGCGCCGCAGGCGCGCGTCATCCGGGTCGGCAAGCGCGGCGGCTGCAAGTCGACCCCGCAGGCATTCATCCAGCGGCTGACCCTGCGCTACGCACGCGCCGGACGGCACGTGGTGCGGGTGAAAGGCGGCGAGGCCCTGCTGTTCGGCCGCGCCGGCGAAGAGTTGAGCGAGTTGCGGCGTGCGCAGATTCCGTTCGAGATCGTCAACGGTATTTCATCGGGGTTTGCAGCGGCGGCGGGACTGGGCATTTCGCTCACGCATCGCGATCACTGCCAGGGCGTGACGTTCGTCACGGCGCATCTGCACGACGGCAGCGAACCGAACTGGGCCGCGCTTGCCGCTACCGGGACGACGCTTGCCGTCTATATGGGCATGAGCCGCATCGACAGTATCTGCGCAGCGTTGCTCGCGGCGCTGCCCGACGGCACGCCGGCTGCGGTGGTGCAATCCGCCGGCACGTCCGACGAGCGCCGCGTGCTGGCGACGCTCGCGACGATTGGCGCCGCTGCGCGTGAAGCGGGCCTCGGCAGCCCTGCGGTGATTCTGATTGGCGATGCGATCGGCGAGGCTGCGCTCAGCGTTGAACAGGCTTCGCCTGCGCCTGTGCCCGCTGCGGCGCCTGCCGGGTCCGATGACGAGCGCCGTTACGCGTAA
- a CDS encoding flavin reductase family protein has protein sequence MPITTHVNPDAFRHAMTCFASGITAITTREAGLPWGLIATSVCSLSVDPATMLVCVNKTASAHDVILRTKKFAVNLLSADQMPVAKRFTSSRGAERFEADQWEEGRTGVPTLIDAVVVFECSLVAVHNGFTHSIMVGQIADATVNEDVATGCLLWHHRDYAQSTLRAT, from the coding sequence ATGCCCATTACCACCCATGTGAACCCCGACGCGTTCCGCCACGCCATGACCTGCTTTGCCAGCGGCATCACTGCTATCACGACGCGCGAGGCCGGCTTGCCGTGGGGGCTGATTGCAACCTCGGTGTGCAGCTTGTCCGTCGATCCCGCCACCATGCTGGTCTGCGTCAACAAGACGGCGTCCGCGCACGACGTTATCCTGCGCACGAAAAAATTCGCGGTGAATTTGCTCTCGGCGGATCAGATGCCTGTGGCGAAGCGCTTTACTTCGTCGCGCGGCGCGGAGCGTTTCGAAGCCGACCAGTGGGAGGAGGGCAGGACGGGGGTGCCCACCTTGATCGACGCCGTGGTCGTATTCGAATGCAGCCTGGTGGCGGTGCATAACGGCTTTACGCACAGCATCATGGTGGGGCAGATTGCCGACGCCACCGTCAACGAGGATGTCGCCACAGGCTGCCTCCTGTGGCATCACCGCGACTATGCCCAAAGCACGCTCAGGGCGACCTAG
- a CDS encoding LysR substrate-binding domain-containing protein, with the protein MKIRQLEAFRAVMLCQTVTRASEMLHISQPATTRLLADLEESIGFALFERVKGRLYPTVEAQALYEEVQRSLAGVDRIARAADEIRDLRRGTLQIAAAPAIALSFLPHAIADYLKTRPEAHVSLAVHSSRTVVDMVIGQRCDVGFAILSMSRPSAHGERLISTRMVCALPAGHRLCALETIRPADLAGERFVGHPRSVESRIQIDALFAAHGVELKRQMETQVSHAICAFVEAGAGVSVVDALSAWGYRGTGVVFKPFEPSITTDFALLTPSQRPAPLLLKSFAAHVRAFALAQLGPSVVAE; encoded by the coding sequence GTGAAAATTCGCCAGCTCGAGGCGTTCCGCGCCGTGATGCTTTGCCAGACCGTGACGCGCGCCAGCGAGATGCTGCATATTTCCCAACCGGCAACCACGCGCCTGCTGGCGGATCTCGAGGAGTCCATCGGCTTTGCGCTGTTCGAACGTGTGAAGGGCCGGCTCTATCCGACGGTGGAGGCGCAAGCGCTCTATGAGGAAGTGCAGCGCTCGCTGGCCGGAGTCGACCGGATCGCGCGGGCGGCGGATGAAATCAGGGACCTGCGTCGTGGCACCTTGCAGATCGCGGCGGCACCGGCGATTGCGTTATCGTTCCTGCCGCACGCGATTGCCGACTATCTGAAAACGCGGCCCGAAGCCCACGTCTCGCTCGCCGTGCATTCGTCCCGTACGGTGGTGGATATGGTGATCGGCCAGCGCTGCGACGTCGGCTTCGCCATCCTGTCGATGAGCCGTCCGAGCGCGCACGGCGAGCGGCTGATTTCCACGCGGATGGTGTGCGCGTTGCCGGCGGGACACCGGCTATGCGCGCTCGAAACGATCCGGCCGGCGGATCTGGCCGGCGAGCGTTTCGTCGGCCATCCGCGCAGCGTCGAATCGCGCATCCAGATCGATGCGTTGTTTGCCGCGCATGGGGTCGAGCTGAAACGGCAGATGGAGACCCAGGTGTCTCACGCGATCTGCGCGTTCGTCGAGGCGGGGGCCGGCGTCTCGGTGGTGGATGCGCTGAGTGCCTGGGGCTATCGCGGCACAGGCGTCGTCTTCAAGCCCTTTGAACCCAGCATCACCACCGACTTTGCGTTACTGACGCCGTCGCAACGGCCGGCCCCGTTGTTGCTGAAGTCGTTCGCCGCGCATGTGCGGGCGTTCGCTCTGGCGCAACTCGGCCCCAGTGTCGTTGCCGAGTAG